ATTTTTCAATTCACCATACTGTGATAAGGTGTAGCTATCGGTCGTGGAAGGTTCATATGACTTCGGTGACCGTGTACTGGGAAAGTAAAATGGTATTGTCGGTGTTGAAGCTGTTGTATAAGACGCTGATATTCTCCCGCAACATCTAAATGGATTTGTAGGAGATGTTGGTACATATGTGGTTGAGTAAATTGGCGTCGTTGTGGGCTTTTGTGTAGTTGTAGATTCAAAGGTGTAATCAGTGGCTATTTTCAATGCTTTTGGATCTCGGATAGAATTATTGGGATCTCTTATTTTGTGTTCGTCTGAAAATCCTAATATTTCATCATCGTCTTCATTTATTGTGGTTGTTGGTTCTGTATTAGTTGGATCGTCTGTTGCGGTTAACATGTCACCGAAGGATGGAGGAGTTGGTCGAATGTCTGAAAGAACTTTTCTAAATTGTACAGGATCTTGTAAATAGGCAGAAAGCGCATGTGTAAACACTTGAGCAAGTTCACGTATCTGAGGAGAGGCCGCTAGCGGCATTTGGCTCATTTGAAGAGACAAATCTTccataatttcattataagtCCCATTTGGATCCAATTTGATTTCTTCCAATAACTCATCATTATTAGATCCAGGGCCAAACAGGCTGCTGTATTTGTTAATCGTCTGACGGCTAAATATATTTGGTAGTCCGTCCTCCATAGTATCAAAGTCATCAAACGCTGGAGTTGTAAGTTCGTTATCTTCTTGAGGTTTTTCTGTGGAGAGGTTGTCCATGGCTGTTGCATAATATATAGCTAAGGAGTGAAGTGTTTTTGGCGTTAAAGATGGTGGAACAACTAAACCCGGTCGGTTTGGCTGGTCTCCGTAATATTTTTCTGAAACGGTACTTAAAGTTGGCTCTGTCGCACCagaaatatcataattatttttattcaataatctCTGTTTTCGTTCATGATATGATTGTTCTGTTGTACTCAAAGCATCAACTATGGTAGAATATGTCTCGAATCTGTTGGTTGAAGCATTGATTCTGCCATCCCTTGTTGTATAAGGAATTTTCGTAGACGATTCAAACGTCTCTCGATTCCTTTCTGGGGCAGTATTCCATGAGATATTATTAGCATCCCCGTTTCTAGctgtaacttttaaatttttttcagttGTATCAAAAACTGTACGgttcttttctttttcaataaaacttttaagcaAGGAAACGCCAGGTCTTGTATAGGGTTCACGGTTCTCATTAATGGTACTAACATAGCTCTTTGTGTATGGGATCAAAGTGTGTCTCTTTGTGGTTGCTTCCTGCGTATATTGTGCTCCATTTTGAGATTTAATATCATACAACGTAGTTAGGGATGgattacttttagttttaacaGACTGGGGTGGCAGGTTTGGGCTGTATACAGGATAAGGacgtaaatttttattattgtagtcTCTTAAAAACTGTCTGTTTTGATTCTGCGCAAAGGATGCAGTTTCTGCAGCTTCCTGCATTTCTCTAATGCTGTTATAATCGCCAGCAGGAATTGTAGTTCTACGAGTCGAAACGTCATAATACGTTGGTAAGGTGCTCTTAGCGGCAGCGTTTCCGAAATCGTTAGATATAAGTTGGACAAGATTTCtccttttattttcaaaagttGCAGTTGCTTGGGCCCTTTGAGTCGGATTGATATTGAAAAGAGCTTGATAGCTTCTCGATGAAGGCTTTGTCGTTGGTATGTTAGGAGCTTCGTTGAACAATCTCTGTCTATGTCTAATCAATCTTTCAGTAGTGCTGGGAACATTGACAGATGCTCGCCTTGATTCTGCGCGAGCGTTAGTCTCACCTATTTGCTGAAGATCTGCGTTCTTGCTAAGGCTTTTCGTGACCTTTTGCGACTTTTTTTGTTCATTGGAATAGTACTCGACGCTGGATTCATAAAGCGCTGGTGAGGAGGCGCAGTCCACCTTGAACCACCAGTCACATATGAGGTGGGACTGGCTGAAGATGGTGCCGTTGGGACAGAGAAAGGAAATCTTGCGTGAGGTGTCACAGATATGGAAAACCTagaagtaattataattatgttactttggatttattgaaatttaaaatttatagaatacTCGTTTCTAATCTATAGCATACATTGTATTGATATGTATCGCTATGATTCCTTTTTAGttctcatataaaatattttttcgccTAAACTCATAAATTTCTACAGTCTTCATATAATCGTAAGTAATTCGAATTCTATTTCAATGTAATACgcatagaattaaaataaaatatgttctgTAATTATAAGCGCTTACCTGGCAGTCAGTTTCTAAGTCGGCATAATATCCTGTTGGCACGTTCTTGCAGTTAAATCCGGTATTGGGGATGTTGGGAAGTGCTGGGAAGTCTATACCTGCTTTACCGATAACACCtgcaatttgttttaaattggtttattgtattttcatattttttaataagttagaCGTTAGTTAGAAGaagaaaagttatttaaatttgttaaggAATAGTGTTGTAGGTGTCGTTACACATTCAAAATCTATTaacgattttatttatctaataatgtattcattaaagtaataatttcattGATCCTCATGATAACGTACCTTGGTGTTCGACAATGTCGAGATCGGGTTGGCTGTCAGATGGTATGAGTCTCTTGACAAGCGCTTTTCCTTCCGTATAACTCTCGAAGCCAGCCGCACCCATGGCCTCAGCCAAGGCTTGGATTGACTCAGCACTTGGGGCCGGAATGTAGAGATCATTCTTTGAGTCCTAGAATTATGTTTAACTCTTGAGATTCCGTTTGCACCAGATGGAGAGACTAGTGTATCTCATTTACATTAGTGTTATTTTCTGTACTTAAGAgataaagcaaaaaaatatatatcagcTTAGATCATACCTATTGGTTTCAATGGTCATTGCATCGCTTTGCACTTAACATACAGTTAAGACGAGTTGTATGCGACGGATATAATATGGGAGTCACACTCGGTACATTTcatataagtataaatatgaCATTGTAACTAACCTTTCTTCGTTGTGCTCGTCGCGATCCTTCCGCTGTGTTCGCAAAACCTGTGAATTGTTATAATTcgtttatttgtttgaaaaagCAGTACAAAGTAGCTGGTTCAAGTAAAATTCAAACGCCTTATTGATTGCCCACATTTCACGTCCTAGTTGTTATTATTCAAAggtataataacaaataggACGTATGtgggaaattattattatatttctgtaaagCCATAAAACATCACTAACTATTCTGTTGAAGTCTTGCTTTAAATTATAGCAATTTGCTACCAACCGATCTCAGATGTTGACCCCGTCGACACTTACATGATTTacgttaattttaacttacaaaattgttctaaaatgaacataatttataatactttatcatttttgttattatagttgtatcatttataatacaaCGTCCTAgatttataatcaaaataccTCGCGGCTAAGGAACGTTTAGGCGAGCgagcttaaatattttaaaggtattttaaataaataattttgttgtaaacagtaaaaaactttttactcaAAAGGCTTCCCAGatattacacattataaactatttatatatagtgtaaactctatatcaCGACACTGAAGCGGCTGTGCATTTATGGCGTTACAGAGAGTTGccgttaaatagaaagaataaaaacgtatagataatccatgacttCTACTTATTAGTGATGGTTTACAACAGTCTACACTTGCAAGctatcccaatttgtaaacaaaaacttaatataatttgtaaacgAATTTcatagaaagttcgtatgcatgatgccgacaaTTGAATTTATTGCGGACTAGGATAATACAGTGACAgaagaacgtacacagctgcgcagttttttcaaattttagcaacttaaaaagtactttattacttaattgttgtcgttatcgAGAGGGATGTAATACTATGTAGATTGtttcattgtatggaagacaatctaaaccaaccaaagacAATCAATTGTCTTTACGCTCGACGCTTTAGGGAGATCGTCGTTAAATCGTTGGATGTTACACGGAGTAAACTTGATGTAATATAAAGACGTATACTGTTATGCTACCACTTTTCTGTTGCAGgccaataaatatgtaatttggATAAAGTCGATCAAGTCgttttttgacatttattgaggtacttactaaatatattcaatacgAATTTATTACAGGTTTTCACGTTTAAACAACTGaacattttgatattaaataaacacatgTAATCTTAAGTGGCATATAACTCTTGGTGTTTTAAAAGTGATGGCGTTTGGTATGCCTCGAGTATAGAGTTTGATTCCTGGTTGGAGCgcagattattattataacaatcaatTGTATCAGGATgtaacaaaagaaataatctttaagtatttaaataaatacctgtTGAAGATATTAAAACGTGTTAATTTTTCGCAGACTTCTTGATTACGGTTAGGTTTCATTTATAGTGTAAAAAACAACGCCGCTATGGAACAAAACGATCGTAGTTTGTGACAAACATCTCGTCTTATATAACTTTTCTACAATATgttatacaatacaaatgCAAACATCAACCTACAATACCGGATCTAAATATCAATGACAATTGTGCAATACAATTGATCCTATTCAAATGTTAGCATAATCGATGAGTGacataacttttataataccCATTGAAGAAATGAGGCAGGTTATGAATAAGAAAACTTCATACAGAtcttattgtattgtatatttgtaaagattgattaaAACCTGCTCGTGCAGCGGGTGTATTGTCtccattttttataaaataatatcttgtaGTATATGTCGTGTCCTGTGGTCCGGCGGTTCGATGTAGAAAAACTCTATCTCCAAGTGCTTTATTGGTTATGCCTGACGTGCCTATGGCAGCCTGTTTTTGGATAGTAATGATGTGTTTGTTGTATTGcatattattctattattcgGCAGAAAGCAAAACAATCTAGAAATTAACCATTAAATGcctattatgtatatatttaaatgtatcaacatgataattatattataaaaaaatagaatatatgttCGAAATTCGAATGTTCAAAGCTAAGGCTGTAAGGTTGCACAGATATTTCGGCagcatttttattcattttcctACGTAATATTAGGGTCTTTGATGGTTTTTCAaccagattttttttcaagtaTGTCATATCATCTCTAtcctacttatttatttatttataaaagtttaccacatcataaaaatgaatcacaatttaggtaaacataattgttactaaaaagtacaattaaaatacaaacaagataaaataaagttcGTGGTTGGCACttaacaatgttttctttaaaaccgaTCAGTctactaccgaatatatccagctcctGATAAGTACTGTTAACCCAATGAAACTGTTAAAATCGCGAAGAATTTGAAAGAGAGGAGGTTAGTTTTTCCAGAAggaatttggaaaattttGCTAATTTTAGACCCAGGGAATGAGTGTTATCATATTAAATGTCTTAAGTCGCTGATGAAACGAGTGTCCATCTGTAAATTCTGCACTAATGCTAGGTGGATCGCATATATAATTGAGGTTATATAATGTTGCAATTTTCAATATGACTTTTGGTTGTACTAAACCAAAATAATCTGCACTCCAGTTAAGAAATCCGAGCATTCTAGCGGATGTGGTGctactttattaacttgagatatgtataaacgttaatttttaattacacccAAGTCTATTGCGCGCCATTTTGACCAATAGCAGCATCACAGACagagtaaataaatttttaaatcatcagAAAGAGAGGCGCTTCACAGTGCTTCATATGATTCATAACATTAAGAAGAGCAACGGTCCCAAATGAGTTCGGGGATCACCAGATCCCTCAGGGAGTGGGAGTACACTCACCGCCTCCAACAAGTACTGACCTATTACGAAGATATGACTCAAACCAGTTCAGTTAGTTTTCTCCAATTCCATAACCACATAGCTTCTCAATTAGTAAACGTGTCACCTCTGTGCTAGATGTGTATTTCGCAATAATTTCAtctttaaaccgaatcatatTGAACAAACTAAGCGATGACTAAACCTCGTCTAACGAACTAGAACATAGCCTAAACTGATGAAAAAAGCGATTCAAAAAACTAGTACCGTGTCAAAATACATAACATGTATTGTTCCTATAACATCCCGTAATAGTATATAGAGAACtactattgtttaattttatgtaatcttCTTATGTAACTTTGTCCTCACTTTACTCATCAAGCTGGTTTTCGTGACTCTGTCTGCAGGGTACAGTGCTTTTACTCcgtaaaatgttatttgtcaTTGTGGCGAATACAAATTTATCTAATATTGAATTCGACCTTGCCAGTTACAATTTGTTAAGGTTTTCGCAAATagattagtttaaaattacatcATGCTAAACTTTACAAAACGCTGAATTTCGATTATTATAGAAGCATAATTTGTCTCAAAAGCAAAACACCtacatttcattaattattctaaTCACTCGGACCAAATCATTGTCGTTGAAAAAAGTACCATAAAATTGTGAaaactttcttttttattagcaGGTTAAGCTTTTTATCCAGGAATTATACATTAGTATTTCATAGTAAATTATCATTTGTCGAGCATGTTGAATCCTCCCGAAAGCTAACCATATTCTATGCGTCATATCATATGCGTACTTCAATGTAATTTAAAGAACTTAAAGGTTATTTTCTTAGTTCTCTTTTGGAATATGGGTATGTAGTCTGGTCCCTTCTATAGAACGAATATTTAACATGATTTTTCGGTTTGGTTCAAATGCGGTTTATCAACATCGCGTCACGTCTATGACGTCATGGATGTAATGTATCTGTACaagataatacataataatattcagtCGCCTCGGAAGTTGTGTGCTGCGATATCGAGGGGTTCTCAattgtgaggaagttgcatGGTTCCATTGGCTGCGGTTGATTTCTTAAGTTCTTAGGTCATATTTATTAGTACTTGATTGtccttattttataaagtatgcCTATGTATTTTTCATTCCAGCTAACGTATTACAAGAGTGTTTTTCATTGAATACTTACCAACAAGCAAAATAGCCAAGAATGTCAAATTCATCGTGCCACTCCACCGCCACCGCATTTTATTCTGaaaagataattattaatgtaataaacctcttaaattttatttatatctgcggttgaaaatatttacaatacatttCTATGCTCTATATTATAGTTGGTTGTTATGGAATTAGAATGGGtacgtttatttttagaatacataatttatttatttagattacaAAGGTAATTGAATAGTAATTACAGATTTAAAACGAATTTTAGTTAatctataacaaatatattgtgcgacgcaaatattttaattaaaaacaattatatccATTTTGTAAAGAATCGTTATTTCATGACCTGTGAGTATTTGTTGATTGTTACGATTTGATTGGTTAATAGCAGTTAAGTTGTTTGCAGATAAGTTTTAAGTATGTTTCTGTTTATCTATgccgtaaataaataaataaattcaatataagCTATTCACCCTCTAAGCTTATAaatgcatatttattttgaattcatGACGTACGTGTTACGGCGTATTTTACAAAGGACAATTGTCAGCCATAATGACAGTTATATTAGTCCCGTGAGCAACGCGTAATACCTGCATAcagtatattttgtaaatatacctACTGTTATAGATAACAAACGAAAGTGAAGTCATGAAGCAAGATGGTGGAGATATATTTAACACGATATAGTACGTGTCACGTTTGTTATTTATCTTTCAATAAACgtataatatcatttttcgactaagaaaatgttaataaaatatgtaccaGTTTGGCCTTTTCTTAAATTagatcaaatttaattaactccTAACATCGAGTTTTGTAACTAATGAatgaaatagtttatattagatgtaattttaattatatctgcCATTTAGTCTTAAGAGTAAAATCTGTTACGTGTGTTACTAAGAAGAAAGatgtgtatttttgtatgttttaaagaGTAAATTCAAAACTAATGTACCGATTTCTGCATATCTTTcaacattacaatatttagaattaattattttaattatatctgcCATTTACAGTCTTAAGAGTAAAATCTATAATCATATTACTAAGCAGAAAGATGTGCATTTTTGTATGGTTTTAACGAGTAACTCAAAACTAATGAACCGATTTTTGAATATCTTTCAACATTACAACATTTCAGGTCGCTAGTGTAtacaattaattgtaataaatattaaccatAACCAGTGTGCAAGGCAAATTTTATCTATGTACTTTAAATACCAGAGGCGATAAAAGTATCTATTTTCATTTACGAATCAGTTATTACTAAAAGtgcatttgaaataaattatcaattttaatgtatGGTTCACTATTTTGGCTATCATGGCTTACATATaagatatagatatatactGAGGCGGCTGATACACATTTTCatcatacattacatattatgtataactTTAGCGGCGCACGCCGGAATTGCTCGCATTTTTCCTACCCAATTGATATTTTTGGCAATTACACACAATATCTCTATAAATTGTAGTTTATGTGTTGTTCTTTTGTATAAGGtagattattgtaaaaaaaaattgttatatattttaatttagattcaTTCAAACGTCGGCGGAGTCAACAAGACTTGCTATTTATCGCGCAATTATTAATGGGCGGATAGATAGCCCCTATCTGTTGTcgttaatttctattaaaatcccTCCTTAAATGCGACAAGATACACAAAATTGTTCCATGTGCCTCCTACGAAATCGAATTACCTGCATAATTCGCCAATGTTTCAGGTTTTATCTAAGTATGACACCAGCTATAAGGAAGTTTTTGATGAGGCGGAAGActctgattttgtttaagcagtaatttgaaattatttgctGTTTCAAGTGTTcgattttagttttctttagtttaatttttttttaaacatcttTTGCCTATTATTGTTCTTACtagttttctgtttcatatatattgtttttctatgtaatctgttttgtcTTTCTGTATTGcttaagtgttttgttttttatatgtatgtaagttataagattactaataattaaataaataaaaataatatcaacgagactttttaggtctgggccccagatttctgaatctgaaTTATCATcatgctgtgcaccaattgactttctttctatgttcgtatttaacattcgctcaaacggtgaaggaaaacatcgtaaggaaaccggcttgcctcagacccaaaaagtcgacggcgtgcgtcaggcacagaaggccgataacctacttgcctattatattaagaaatgatcataaaacacatattattGCAAAGTTTCATTAAACTCCATACAGTAGTTCCATATCTGTAACATCCACTTATACTAACAAACTCTcgcgtttataatattagtaggaTATCCACACTGATCAAtcatactttaattttatttgcataataTTAAAGTCATTTGAAAGTGTCAACATTGCAGAAAAAGGTGCTTCTTTAATATGTCAAAGATCATACACcagacatataataattacttcaatttagaaataatatagcTAGTATTAATCATTCTAAAAGTGGTAGGGGTTTCCGAGTTTCTTGCCGTCTCTTCCTCAAACCGAGCTCTTAAGGTGTAGTAAACTCAAAAGTACAAACTTGTTTAAATTTACGGCTTCTTGATACATTTATCTATTGTCTATTCATTAGCCGATAAACGAAGAAAATGCATTGCTTAACAGCGGTTTCAACTTAGCAATCAGTGTTAATCTTTAACAGACCGGCTAAGAAACCGCAAGCTCCCGGcaaattttaatcaataattcaaaaaactCGTTATACAATTTGATCCTACTAAATATGCATGCGTCACAATACCTATGGTTTTactgattttattattcaattgaaTTTCTCTTGCTCTATGAAATCATACATCGATTGACAATATAATAAACCTTACAATAACAATTAGCGATTTTGTAGAATGACTCACGATAGATTTCGTGTGAAATCTTATTACGACTTCATGCTtttcctaaaaatatttacataacagCGAAAGCTATATACTGAGATTCCAAACGATCAATTAAATGTCAAAGATCAATCGATTCAGATACGTAAGCAGGCATTATATTGCTACTGGTTTCATGCAAATTACTGGGGTACCGTTTGGCAAGTGATAAACACTGTTTCTCTCAACCAGGAAGGATGATTATCAAAGTATAGTTCCTTGACTGCGATTATGAAATGCGATACTATTTTTGATCTATGTTTGCTTATAACTGAAGCTCgttattaaattgattacATTTGACTGTTGAGTTACTTGAATAAATATCTATACCTCAAGTTACCTCATCCGATGCCGCACACTTTTGgaatcaatttattaaatttatcttgcTATATCTAATATGTTAATGTCACATTTTAGTTcaatattctaaattttgataaatttgaaatatatctCCATGGTAAGAATTGGGACAACGAcgacacaataaaaaaattaaaggcgCTAATTAAGTTGGTGCTTAGTAGATAGTACCTGTGTACTACATCTCTGGGAGATGGTGCTTTcatcgctcaacgaataagtatcaatacagcgaggaaaatatgctgccagcgttaaaggtacactgctataaggaccaaacttttaaaattagttttatttcattttaattttctgtgtattagttttaattattattactatataggtaaagaatatagtaaatgctgtatatttgtgttgtaaataaatacttttggaAATAGtttctgtattaaaaatgGTTATATAAGTGACCAATTACTCCTAGATACAAGAAGTGTATCTGTTAATTGTCCCTTCTATGATAAAAAACATACTTAAGGTGTAATTCATTTGATTACAAATAGAGTTATCTTCCTGGTTGCGAGACAATGTAATTTCGTAAGGTTTTCGTTGAGTTTCCCATCAACAGATCCTATCAGCTCAATCGTTGCTCagctgttttaaaataagattttcgTGATGTTAAATAACCAGAAATAGTAATCGTATTGAGACGTAATATTTGGATTTGtcagtaatataattttatacaatagacGTTTCATGACTTGTTTTGAGTTTTCCTCACTCTGCTTACTAAGCGTTTAAATAGGTTTaatgaagtgaaacttctttatcatcGTGTGAAAAAAATTTATCGTCCCATTTTtggttacgcgccatatttttcttgtccctaccacggttgattcgaagagatccgaagccattaataacaaaaatatataataacgatagcaatgatagtaatatttctataacaattcatgaaattctgtaataatcggTTTTAATCTGAGTAGTaaatacaaatgatcatgaatcagatgaatacaaataatacaattattttattttaatggtaaaatgaaataattgtattatttgtatctctatgataataaaagcattttgttagtttttttctaatttaactttatttaaccaatttctgtaaagctCGATATCAATCAATGGAGATCAATTTTCTAagaata
This is a stretch of genomic DNA from Pieris brassicae chromosome 1, ilPieBrab1.1, whole genome shotgun sequence. It encodes these proteins:
- the LOC123720868 gene encoding cell wall protein DAN4, whose product is MNLTFLAILLVGFANTAEGSRRAQRRKDSKNDLYIPAPSAESIQALAEAMGAAGFESYTEGKALVKRLIPSDSQPDLDIVEHQGVIGKAGIDFPALPNIPNTGFNCKNVPTGYYADLETDCQVFHICDTSRKISFLCPNGTIFSQSHLICDWWFKVDCASSPALYESSVEYYSNEQKKSQKVTKSLSKNADLQQIGETNARAESRRASVNVPSTTERLIRHRQRLFNEAPNIPTTKPSSRSYQALFNINPTQRAQATATFENKRRNLVQLISNDFGNAAAKSTLPTYYDVSTRRTTIPAGDYNSIREMQEAAETASFAQNQNRQFLRDYNNKNLRPYPVYSPNLPPQSVKTKSNPSLTTLYDIKSQNGAQYTQEATTKRHTLIPYTKSYVSTINENREPYTRPGVSLLKSFIEKEKNRTVFDTTEKNLKVTARNGDANNISWNTAPERNRETFESSTKIPYTTRDGRINASTNRFETYSTIVDALSTTEQSYHERKQRLLNKNNYDISGATEPTLSTVSEKYYGDQPNRPGLVVPPSLTPKTLHSLAIYYATAMDNLSTEKPQEDNELTTPAFDDFDTMEDGLPNIFSRQTINKYSSLFGPGSNNDELLEEIKLDPNGTYNEIMEDLSLQMSQMPLAASPQIRELAQVFTHALSAYLQDPVQFRKVLSDIRPTPPSFGDMLTATDDPTNTEPTTTINEDDDEILGFSDEHKIRDPNNSIRDPKALKIATDYTFESTTTQKPTTTPIYSTTYVPTSPTNPFRCCGRISASYTTASTPTIPFYFPSTRSPKSYEPSTTDSYTLSQYGELKNNSDNDSVKPYGHGLMPNGARTISDYTEVTNLPSAWDDDVTDSTLQPITNSHQMFESKKIITPTTLSEPRPTYFADADSVELENEEELQRAHSQSFVSPEGNSVRQGKQLDVHNKNLVKKPSFDLEAPTIPDIDTTTIQKKQKKSWED